One Beggiatoa leptomitoformis DNA segment encodes these proteins:
- a CDS encoding MFS transporter: MSGLMFVIVLTITAIQFINIMDFMMIMPLGADIVTGLNIATAQMGLIGSVHKGAAAFSALFCIFVLDRFSRRQAMLCSLAGLLSGIAITACAENLYSLLLGRLIAGLFSAPVTALAIALVIYHIPAQRRGYALSVVMTAFSLVTIVGIPASLELAQLEYWRLPFFILFAMGLFVLLVAYRYLPRQCDIFRVNMTFSLLYTQFRQKSGLLYLTTALTMFTGFLLIPHLSIYLQYNLAYPRESLGFLYLCGGIASFLAVQSSGYLVNRVGFPLLAFCGSLLLLFVLYQGFLNSPHSSHILPLFVGFMVALALRNVATTNWVAQHSATTRCSGFIALNAAIQHIASALGSLFSGYLLHPLPTGELVGMPIVASIAMLTASTLPILIWLSCYRDAQRLVTLPYLPSQERICP; the protein is encoded by the coding sequence ATGTCTGGGCTAATGTTTGTCATTGTACTAACGATTACGGCTATCCAATTTATTAACATCATGGATTTCATGATGATTATGCCATTAGGTGCGGATATTGTAACAGGATTAAATATTGCGACAGCACAAATGGGCTTGATTGGTAGTGTTCATAAAGGTGCGGCGGCTTTTTCGGCGTTGTTTTGTATTTTTGTGTTAGATAGGTTTTCCCGTCGACAAGCAATGCTTTGTTCTTTAGCGGGTTTGTTAAGTGGTATTGCAATAACCGCTTGTGCAGAGAATTTATATAGCCTGTTATTGGGACGATTAATTGCGGGCTTATTCAGCGCGCCCGTAACAGCACTGGCTATCGCGCTAGTTATCTATCATATTCCTGCGCAACGACGGGGATATGCGTTAAGCGTGGTGATGACAGCGTTTTCTTTAGTCACGATTGTAGGTATTCCCGCGAGCTTAGAGCTTGCCCAACTGGAATATTGGCGATTGCCATTTTTTATTTTATTTGCGATGGGGTTATTTGTACTTTTAGTTGCTTATCGTTATCTACCTCGTCAATGTGATATTTTTAGGGTGAATATGACATTTTCCTTGTTATATACTCAATTTCGCCAAAAGTCAGGGTTACTATATCTCACTACTGCCTTAACAATGTTCACAGGGTTTTTGCTCATTCCACATTTATCAATTTACTTACAATATAATCTTGCTTATCCCCGAGAGTCTTTGGGTTTCTTATATTTATGTGGTGGTATTGCTAGTTTTCTTGCAGTACAAAGCAGTGGTTATTTGGTAAATCGTGTTGGTTTTCCGTTGTTAGCGTTCTGTGGTTCATTATTATTACTATTTGTGCTGTATCAAGGCTTTTTAAATAGTCCGCATTCCAGTCATATTTTACCCTTGTTTGTGGGTTTTATGGTTGCGCTTGCACTGCGTAATGTTGCAACAACTAATTGGGTAGCCCAACACAGTGCAACGACACGCTGTAGCGGATTTATCGCACTTAATGCAGCCATTCAGCATATTGCTAGCGCGCTCGGCAGTTTATTTTCTGGTTATTTACTCCATCCGTTACCAACGGGAGAACTCGTTGGTATGCCTATCGTTGCGAGTATAGCCATGCTAACCGCTAGCACATTGCCAATTCTTATCTGGCTCAGTTGCTACCGTGATGCACAGCGTCTTGTTACCTTGCCTTATTTACCCTCACAGGAAAGAATATGCCCTTAA
- a CDS encoding bacteriohemerythrin, whose protein sequence is MPLMDWNDSYFLDLPLLDETHQEFVALVNKVHDASNAEFKALFAELLQHTQAHFDKENALMIESKFSQLGEHNAEHQRVLNELKQFQQRVDKGMISFGRAYIKDRLPDWFALHTKTMDSALAMYLQKRNV, encoded by the coding sequence ATGCCCTTAATGGATTGGAATGACAGTTATTTTCTCGACTTGCCTTTATTAGATGAGACACATCAAGAATTTGTTGCCCTTGTGAATAAGGTGCATGATGCCAGTAATGCTGAATTTAAAGCTTTATTTGCTGAGCTATTGCAGCATACGCAGGCTCATTTTGATAAAGAAAATGCGCTGATGATTGAAAGTAAATTTTCACAACTGGGCGAACATAATGCAGAACATCAGCGGGTGTTAAATGAGTTAAAGCAGTTTCAACAACGGGTTGATAAGGGCATGATTAGCTTTGGACGGGCTTATATTAAGGATAGATTGCCAGATTGGTTTGCATTGCATACAAAAACCATGGATAGCGCATTGGCAATGTATTTACAGAAGAGAAATGTTTAA
- the tatC gene encoding twin-arginine translocase subunit TatC, with the protein MSQTPPPSGEMPFIEHLVELRDRLLKIILGVGIIVAILLPFSNNIYAYFAKPLISLLPMGTQMIAIDVASPFFTPMKLILVLAIFLAIPLILYHFWAFVTPGLYKHEQELIFPLLVSSTLLFYIGAVFAYYVVFPMIFSFMVSTTPDGVAMMTDIGRYLDFILTVFFAFGIAFQVPVITVVLVWLEVITPEHLTEKRAYIIVGAFIIGAILTPPDVISQTLLAVPMLVLFEIGLFISRLVLKKKRQRQEAEEMYDNDYHPLTTTEMDDALKKAEEEDKRLRGEK; encoded by the coding sequence ATGAGTCAAACGCCACCGCCTAGCGGAGAAATGCCATTTATCGAGCATTTGGTTGAATTACGCGACCGCTTGCTAAAAATAATCTTGGGTGTTGGGATTATTGTCGCAATACTTCTGCCCTTCTCCAATAATATTTACGCCTATTTTGCGAAACCGCTCATTAGCCTATTGCCAATGGGAACGCAAATGATAGCCATAGATGTCGCATCGCCCTTCTTTACACCCATGAAGCTGATATTGGTACTGGCTATTTTTCTCGCCATTCCTCTTATTCTCTATCATTTTTGGGCATTTGTGACACCCGGTTTATACAAACATGAGCAAGAACTCATTTTCCCCTTACTGGTTTCTAGCACACTGTTGTTTTATATTGGGGCTGTATTTGCGTATTATGTTGTCTTTCCAATGATTTTTAGCTTTATGGTATCAACAACACCTGATGGTGTTGCCATGATGACAGACATTGGACGTTATTTAGATTTTATTCTAACCGTCTTTTTTGCCTTCGGCATTGCTTTTCAAGTCCCTGTTATAACAGTTGTATTAGTTTGGTTAGAAGTTATTACCCCCGAACATTTAACCGAAAAACGTGCTTATATCATCGTTGGTGCATTTATTATTGGTGCTATTCTCACGCCGCCTGATGTTATCTCACAAACTTTACTCGCAGTGCCTATGTTGGTTTTGTTTGAAATTGGATTATTTATTTCTCGGTTAGTGTTAAAGAAAAAACGCCAACGGCAAGAAGCAGAAGAAATGTATGACAATGATTATCATCCATTAACAACCACAGAAATGGATGACGCGCTGAAAAAAGCAGAAGAAGAGGATAAACGCTTACGCGGAGAAAAATAG
- the tatB gene encoding Sec-independent protein translocase protein TatB: MFEIGFGELVLIGVIALIVIGPDKLPGAARTAGLWIGKMRRFVSSIKDEVDKELKLQELQQTLKEVEKNSIQQFVEETRKTTSDLQNALNASAMPAPATPIKTDTVAAVSDTLSPTADKPAEQRTNTP; this comes from the coding sequence ATGTTCGAAATCGGTTTTGGGGAACTGGTGCTTATTGGTGTCATCGCGCTTATCGTGATTGGTCCAGATAAACTACCGGGTGCAGCAAGAACGGCAGGGCTATGGATTGGAAAAATGCGCCGCTTTGTTAGTTCTATTAAAGATGAGGTAGATAAAGAACTAAAATTGCAGGAATTGCAACAAACGCTCAAAGAGGTAGAAAAGAACAGCATACAACAATTTGTTGAAGAAACAAGAAAAACAACGTCTGACTTACAAAATGCACTCAATGCCTCCGCGATGCCCGCCCCTGCTACACCTATCAAAACGGATACCGTTGCCGCTGTCTCTGACACACTTTCACCAACGGCTGATAAACCTGCTGAACAACGTACTAACACACCATGA
- the tatA gene encoding twin-arginine translocase TatA/TatE family subunit codes for MGVSIWQLLIILAIIIVLFGTKKLRNIGGDLGAAIKNFRSSMQEGEKETNIAPTIDDKGRVIEGQVTEKETSNTKEQNKV; via the coding sequence ATGGGTGTTAGCATTTGGCAATTATTAATTATCCTCGCCATTATCATTGTTTTATTTGGAACAAAAAAACTACGCAATATCGGTGGTGATTTAGGCGCGGCAATTAAAAACTTCCGTAGCTCCATGCAAGAAGGTGAAAAAGAAACCAACATTGCACCAACGATTGACGATAAGGGACGCGTAATTGAAGGACAAGTGACAGAAAAAGAAACCAGCAATACTAAAGAACAAAACAAGGTCTAA
- a CDS encoding histidine triad nucleotide-binding protein, whose protein sequence is MNTEPTCLFCKIVAGQIPADLVHTDEHVVVFKDINPKAPIHLLVVPREHIENLFTIENQHDQLMAHLMKLLPILAKKMGLDGFRTIINTGKSGGQEVFHLHVHLLGGWNTSPQLF, encoded by the coding sequence ATGAATACTGAACCCACTTGTCTTTTTTGCAAAATCGTTGCAGGACAAATTCCTGCTGATTTAGTGCATACAGATGAACATGTTGTCGTTTTTAAAGATATAAACCCGAAAGCACCGATTCATTTGCTTGTTGTGCCACGTGAACATATAGAAAATTTGTTCACAATAGAAAACCAGCACGATCAATTGATGGCACACCTCATGAAGTTATTACCCATACTCGCAAAGAAAATGGGATTAGACGGCTTTCGTACAATTATCAACACAGGTAAATCGGGCGGACAGGAAGTATTTCACTTACATGTTCATTTACTGGGTGGTTGGAACACAAGCCCCCAACTTTTTTAA
- a CDS encoding phosphoribosyl-ATP diphosphatase: MTDNLLNRLAIILDERKQADPKSSYVASLYAKGLDSILKKVGEEATETVIAAKNGEPTQLIYEVADLWFHTLVLLSHQELHPQAVLDELDRRFGLSGIEEKANRNQH; the protein is encoded by the coding sequence ATGACAGACAATTTATTAAACCGTTTAGCCATTATTTTAGACGAGCGCAAACAAGCAGACCCAAAAAGTTCTTATGTTGCTAGTTTATATGCTAAAGGGTTAGACAGCATATTAAAAAAAGTTGGTGAAGAAGCTACCGAAACGGTGATTGCAGCAAAAAATGGCGAGCCAACACAACTTATTTATGAAGTCGCCGATTTATGGTTTCATACACTGGTGTTGCTTTCACACCAAGAGCTACACCCACAAGCCGTATTAGACGAACTTGACCGCCGTTTTGGACTGTCAGGGATTGAAGAAAAAGCCAATCGTAACCAACATTGA
- a CDS encoding lipid-binding SYLF domain-containing protein, with amino-acid sequence MNLYSILGLFFSIIMLINQAQADDFNRNFYERSVSAIEANSIVLKSAVIMEESYKQIEINLPSALLREAEAIVIIPNLLRVAFIIGGSGGTGVMLIRDKNGIWTNPSFITLASGSIGLQIGANASDIVIVFMQRDSIRQIEQGKFKLGADIGMSVGIVGAGINASTDFRAASYAYSRSQGVFAGVSLEGALLDIDPAGNQGLYGLPYTAQDIFSGKVKTNSKTVQRLQNILSHYERHP; translated from the coding sequence ATGAACCTTTATTCTATTTTAGGTCTTTTCTTCAGCATAATTATGCTGATTAATCAAGCACAAGCTGATGATTTTAATCGTAACTTCTATGAGCGTTCTGTCAGTGCTATAGAAGCGAATAGCATTGTTTTAAAATCAGCGGTCATTATGGAAGAATCCTACAAACAAATAGAAATTAACCTACCATCTGCACTGTTACGCGAAGCCGAAGCGATTGTGATTATTCCGAATCTATTACGTGTTGCTTTTATTATAGGTGGTAGTGGTGGAACAGGGGTTATGCTAATACGGGATAAAAATGGCATCTGGACAAATCCTTCTTTTATCACGCTTGCCAGTGGCAGCATTGGCTTACAAATCGGGGCAAATGCGAGCGATATTGTTATCGTTTTTATGCAACGTGATAGCATTCGCCAAATTGAACAGGGCAAATTTAAACTAGGTGCAGATATTGGCATGTCGGTTGGCATTGTGGGTGCGGGTATTAATGCATCAACTGATTTTCGGGCGGCTAGTTATGCCTATTCTCGCAGTCAAGGCGTGTTTGCAGGTGTCTCTTTAGAAGGGGCTCTTTTAGACATAGACCCCGCAGGTAATCAAGGTTTATATGGTTTGCCTTATACCGCACAGGATATTTTTTCAGGAAAGGTAAAAACTAATTCAAAAACGGTTCAACGCTTGCAAAATATTTTATCGCATTATGAACGACATCCATAA
- the hisI gene encoding phosphoribosyl-AMP cyclohydrolase, with amino-acid sequence MNVLTDWLEQIAWDKQGLVPVITQEASTGQVLMFAWMNREALQLTVTEKRAVYWSRSRNKLWFKGEESGHVQQLKDIRLDCDNDVILLKVEQLGGIACHTGRHHCFFQQLQDNQWVTVEPVKKDPQTIYR; translated from the coding sequence ATGAATGTATTAACAGATTGGTTAGAACAAATTGCATGGGATAAACAAGGTTTAGTCCCTGTTATTACTCAAGAAGCAAGCACAGGACAAGTGTTAATGTTTGCATGGATGAATCGTGAAGCCTTGCAATTAACGGTAACAGAAAAACGTGCAGTGTACTGGTCACGCTCACGGAACAAACTTTGGTTTAAGGGCGAAGAATCAGGACATGTACAACAATTAAAAGATATACGTCTGGATTGTGATAATGACGTAATTTTGTTGAAAGTTGAGCAGTTAGGGGGAATTGCATGTCACACAGGGCGGCATCATTGCTTCTTTCAGCAACTACAAGATAATCAGTGGGTAACAGTTGAACCTGTGAAAAAAGACCCACAAACGATTTATCGTTAA
- the hisF gene encoding imidazole glycerol phosphate synthase subunit HisF, with the protein MGLAKRIIPCLDVDAGRVVKGVNFVNIRDAGDPVEIARRYDEQGADEITFLDITASSDARDTIEHVVSAVASQVFIPLTVGGGIRKLEDIRRMLNAGADKVSINTAAVTHPEFVQEASEHFGSQCIVVAIDARQVSQIGESPRWEVFTHGGRKATGLDVLAWAKKMAAFGAGEILLTSMDRDGTKNGFDLALTRALSDAVSVPVIASGGVGNLQHLVEGVTLGKADAVLAASIFHFGEYSIIQAKQAMQAEGIEVRL; encoded by the coding sequence ATGGGTTTAGCAAAACGCATTATCCCCTGTTTAGATGTGGACGCGGGGCGCGTTGTCAAAGGAGTTAATTTCGTCAACATTCGTGATGCAGGCGACCCTGTAGAAATTGCCCGCCGATATGATGAACAAGGCGCAGACGAAATCACTTTTTTAGATATTACCGCAAGTTCCGACGCACGCGATACGATAGAACATGTCGTTTCTGCCGTTGCTAGTCAAGTATTTATTCCGCTAACCGTTGGGGGCGGAATTCGCAAGCTAGAAGATATCCGCCGTATGCTTAACGCCGGTGCGGATAAAGTCAGCATTAACACCGCCGCTGTTACCCATCCAGAATTTGTACAAGAAGCCAGTGAACATTTTGGCTCACAATGTATCGTTGTTGCTATCGACGCTCGTCAAGTTAGTCAAATAGGCGAAAGCCCGCGCTGGGAAGTATTTACCCATGGTGGACGCAAAGCGACAGGTTTAGACGTATTGGCATGGGCAAAAAAAATGGCTGCTTTTGGGGCTGGCGAAATCCTACTGACCAGTATGGACAGAGATGGCACAAAAAACGGCTTTGATTTAGCACTCACTCGCGCACTCAGTGACGCAGTGAGTGTGCCTGTTATTGCCTCTGGTGGGGTTGGCAATTTGCAACATTTAGTTGAAGGTGTCACCTTAGGTAAAGCCGATGCTGTATTGGCAGCCAGTATTTTTCATTTTGGGGAATACAGCATTATCCAAGCTAAACAAGCCATGCAAGCAGAAGGAATTGAAGTTAGACTTTAA
- the hisA gene encoding 1-(5-phosphoribosyl)-5-[(5-phosphoribosylamino)methylideneamino]imidazole-4-carboxamide isomerase produces MLIIPAIDLKDGQCVRLRQGRMEDDTVFSNDPVEVAGRWVAAGARRLHIVDLNGAFAGRPVNADVVHQIVKAYPEVPVQVGGGIRDAETIQTYLDVGVKYVIIGTKAVTTPHFVTEMCLAYPNHIIVGLDAKDGKVATEGWSKLSHHDVIDLAKQFEQDGVSAIVYTDINRDGMLQGVNIPATVALARAMTIPVIASGGITSLTDIHTLCAVEKEGIMGAITGRAIYEGTLDFAEGQRVADSYARL; encoded by the coding sequence ATGTTAATCATACCAGCCATTGACTTAAAAGATGGTCAATGTGTGCGTTTACGACAAGGACGCATGGAAGATGATACCGTATTTTCTAATGACCCCGTTGAAGTTGCGGGACGTTGGGTTGCCGCAGGCGCACGGCGACTACACATTGTCGACTTAAATGGCGCATTTGCAGGTCGTCCTGTTAATGCTGATGTTGTACATCAAATTGTTAAAGCCTATCCTGAAGTCCCTGTGCAAGTTGGCGGTGGCATTCGTGATGCGGAAACGATTCAAACCTATTTAGATGTTGGTGTGAAATACGTGATTATCGGCACAAAAGCCGTAACAACACCACATTTTGTTACTGAAATGTGTCTTGCATATCCTAATCATATAATTGTCGGCTTAGATGCAAAAGATGGTAAGGTAGCAACCGAAGGATGGTCAAAACTCTCCCATCACGATGTGATTGATTTAGCTAAACAGTTTGAACAAGATGGCGTGAGCGCGATTGTTTACACGGATATTAACCGCGATGGTATGTTACAAGGGGTTAATATCCCCGCAACAGTTGCTCTTGCGCGCGCAATGACCATTCCTGTTATTGCCTCTGGTGGCATTACCAGCCTTACCGATATTCACACGCTTTGTGCTGTGGAAAAAGAAGGCATTATGGGGGCGATTACAGGGCGAGCAATTTATGAAGGCACATTAGATTTTGCTGAAGGACAACGGGTTGCTGACAGTTATGCCCGCCTTTAA
- a CDS encoding methyl-accepting chemotaxis protein, with protein MLTTVVSTLYVVDSQSTDAEQLNIASRQLVLIVKIQNETNAMVLALESSSSVTERRQRLNDMRTLFQQSLFALQMGGGVPDNDGNTIFLPPADTYSMGKLNEVKQLWEHVQQNLTILLDPKVDILADSFYDSISVLSGSWQTIFNAAEHAGEALEIASKEKIHYLKIILLSALVLCLVVAIIAIWFGKKTIVNPTRLMLKALNTLLSQAVNFTERLPAFGEDEIGKIAFSINAMRDNLYTTYESIRLSNEAAQRINQALDKAAVNILITDNTHRIIYFNESAQHLFNNLENVLRERIPNFTSKTLLNNTSDLFPTHERERLEALENTHHTTLIIGRIHLEVIISPVFTTAGDRLGWVTEWRDRTADIAIEQEVNRVMRAAESGDFSQRVDLTSKDGFYKTLGIAVNQTLNYIQQIIEELHSVFNALAAGDLNKTIEKDYQGSLAKLKTDLNRTVNTLTNIILLIQQTADTVNNAAGEIGESNEILSQRTEQQAAALQQTAASMGQMTSSVQKNAQNAKTANQMVMDTRELANESKTVLNTAIDAMQNISQSSQKITEIITVIDDIAFQTNLLALNAAIEAARAGEQGRGFSVVAAEVRYLAQRSATAAKEIKILIKDSVEQIEEGKTIVNASGVTLQHITTAVQTVSELINTITIASQEQAEGIQQVNKAVNQMEEITQYNASLVEEANSISQAMRQQAQHLQQQVTFFNVR; from the coding sequence ATGCTAACAACCGTTGTTAGCACGCTTTATGTGGTTGATAGCCAATCAACCGATGCAGAACAACTCAATATTGCCAGTCGTCAGCTAGTGCTAATTGTTAAAATTCAAAATGAAACCAATGCGATGGTCTTAGCATTAGAAAGCTCCTCCTCTGTCACAGAACGTCGTCAACGATTAAATGACATGCGGACTTTATTTCAACAAAGCCTTTTCGCCTTACAAATGGGGGGCGGTGTACCAGACAATGATGGTAATACCATCTTTTTACCGCCTGCTGATACTTATAGCATGGGAAAACTCAATGAAGTTAAACAACTATGGGAACATGTACAACAAAATTTAACTATTTTGTTAGACCCTAAAGTTGATATTCTTGCTGATAGTTTTTACGATTCAATTTCAGTACTTAGCGGTAGTTGGCAAACTATTTTTAACGCGGCAGAACATGCTGGTGAAGCACTAGAAATAGCGTCAAAAGAAAAAATACACTATTTAAAAATCATCCTATTAAGCGCACTGGTTTTATGTCTTGTCGTTGCAATCATTGCCATTTGGTTTGGTAAAAAAACCATTGTTAATCCCACCCGTTTAATGCTCAAAGCACTGAATACGCTCCTCTCGCAAGCAGTCAACTTTACCGAACGATTGCCCGCATTTGGTGAAGATGAAATTGGAAAAATTGCTTTTTCTATTAATGCAATGCGCGATAACTTATACACAACTTATGAATCGATACGCCTCAGTAACGAAGCTGCACAACGGATTAACCAAGCCTTAGACAAAGCGGCTGTTAATATTCTCATTACCGATAATACACACCGTATCATCTACTTTAATGAATCTGCACAACATCTTTTTAACAATTTAGAAAATGTTTTGCGGGAACGCATCCCCAACTTCACCAGTAAAACCTTACTCAATAATACCAGTGATTTATTCCCTACCCATGAGCGGGAACGATTAGAAGCCCTAGAAAACACCCATCACACAACACTGATTATTGGACGAATTCACCTAGAAGTAATTATCAGCCCTGTTTTTACAACGGCAGGCGACAGACTTGGTTGGGTAACAGAATGGCGCGATAGAACGGCTGATATTGCCATAGAACAAGAAGTGAATCGTGTTATGCGTGCCGCAGAATCTGGCGATTTTAGCCAACGTGTAGATTTAACGAGCAAAGATGGCTTTTATAAAACACTGGGCATTGCTGTTAATCAAACGTTAAATTATATTCAACAAATAATTGAAGAATTACACAGTGTTTTTAACGCGTTAGCCGCTGGCGATTTAAATAAAACCATAGAAAAAGATTATCAAGGCTCACTTGCAAAACTCAAAACCGATTTAAACCGTACAGTTAACACGCTAACAAATATTATTCTGCTCATCCAACAAACGGCGGACACCGTTAATAATGCCGCAGGAGAAATTGGCGAATCCAACGAAATTTTAAGCCAGCGGACGGAACAACAAGCAGCAGCACTACAACAAACAGCCGCTAGCATGGGTCAAATGACCAGTTCTGTCCAAAAAAATGCACAAAATGCCAAAACCGCTAATCAGATGGTGATGGATACCCGTGAATTAGCAAATGAAAGTAAAACCGTGTTGAACACGGCAATTGATGCCATGCAGAACATTAGTCAAAGCAGTCAAAAGATTACAGAAATTATTACAGTGATTGATGATATTGCCTTTCAAACAAATTTATTGGCATTGAATGCGGCGATTGAAGCCGCACGCGCGGGGGAACAAGGACGTGGTTTTAGTGTGGTTGCAGCCGAAGTCCGTTATTTAGCCCAACGTAGTGCAACAGCCGCCAAAGAAATAAAAATACTTATAAAGGACAGTGTAGAACAAATTGAAGAAGGCAAAACAATCGTTAATGCGTCGGGGGTAACGTTGCAACATATTACAACAGCCGTGCAAACCGTGAGTGAATTAATCAACACTATTACGATTGCGAGCCAAGAACAAGCCGAAGGTATTCAACAAGTGAATAAAGCGGTTAATCAAATGGAAGAAATCACACAATACAATGCTAGTTTAGTAGAAGAAGCTAACAGCATAAGCCAAGCAATGCGTCAACAAGCCCAACATTTACAACAACAAGTTACTTTCTTTAACGTGCGATAA
- a CDS encoding PstS family phosphate ABC transporter substrate-binding protein: MNQRNFVLGLLLTVPLVTHAGVINYEGSSTIGKFLEDASKVYAISSFKINTIPESAGGEQCAVRNTCDLGGVARAVEQRFLDNGVVATLIAKDAIAALVNADNPVKSLTKAQLKGIFTGQIKNWSEVGGENLPIKPYVVKETSATYSVFAKSILDNSSYQSVEVVTPDGRMAPVVARERGAIGQISFSFLLDAKGVKPLEIDGQIATVENPNYPISRPLYFTTKGEAQGEVKAFLEWTLSDDGQKVIKQRFVGIR, from the coding sequence ATGAATCAGCGTAACTTCGTTTTAGGTTTACTACTCACAGTTCCTTTAGTAACCCACGCAGGCGTGATTAACTATGAAGGCTCATCCACCATTGGCAAGTTTTTAGAAGATGCCAGCAAAGTTTATGCTATTAGTTCATTTAAAATCAATACGATACCAGAAAGTGCGGGCGGAGAACAATGCGCTGTACGGAACACTTGCGATTTAGGCGGTGTTGCCCGTGCGGTAGAACAACGTTTTTTAGACAATGGTGTTGTTGCGACACTGATTGCAAAAGATGCAATTGCCGCGTTAGTCAATGCAGATAATCCCGTTAAATCCCTCACAAAGGCACAGCTTAAAGGGATTTTTACAGGGCAAATCAAAAACTGGTCAGAAGTAGGCGGTGAAAACTTACCGATTAAACCCTATGTCGTTAAAGAAACCTCAGCTACTTACTCTGTTTTTGCTAAATCTATCTTAGATAATTCGAGTTATCAATCTGTTGAAGTCGTTACGCCTGATGGACGAATGGCTCCCGTTGTAGCACGAGAACGGGGTGCGATTGGACAAATTAGTTTTAGCTTTCTGCTAGATGCAAAAGGGGTTAAACCACTGGAGATTGATGGACAAATTGCAACCGTTGAAAATCCTAACTACCCCATCTCACGACCGTTATATTTCACCACAAAAGGCGAAGCGCAAGGGGAAGTAAAAGCCTTTTTAGAGTGGACCTTATCTGACGACGGGCAAAAAGTTATTAAACAACGGTTTGTTGGTATTCGTTAA
- a CDS encoding glycosyltransferase family 2 protein yields the protein MHADISPPHTSIIILNWNNWRDTLACLTSLRHLSTTHVSLIICDNASNDDSITQLTTWLKTNFSPDEWLVLQAPISIFPTHLPPITLLQTGKNLGFAGGNNVGIRYVLTVGHSSFIWLLNNDTQIEAQALNALLTCATARPDIALWGSTIIDYTQRQQVQCAGGCQYYPWLSHVVPFYSRMDVQQLMQLNPVLKLDYIFGASLFFRADILRTVGLLNEDYFLFYEELDYSQRLKKAGYQIDWCKNSWVYHKGSATIGAGQKIDRQKLQRANYYENLSTLKYTARFHPYHLLFVSLLRFTLKSILLLKRRDFDLFPSLWRAYRDFWQWWCNNI from the coding sequence ATGCACGCTGATATTTCCCCGCCACATACCAGCATCATCATTTTAAATTGGAACAATTGGCGCGACACACTAGCCTGTTTAACATCACTACGTCATCTTTCTACAACCCATGTTTCCCTGATTATTTGTGATAATGCCTCAAATGATGATTCCATTACACAACTCACTACATGGCTTAAAACCAATTTTTCACCCGATGAATGGCTCGTTTTACAAGCACCCATCAGTATTTTTCCAACACATTTACCCCCTATAACACTACTGCAAACAGGTAAAAATTTAGGGTTTGCGGGCGGAAATAACGTTGGTATTCGTTATGTACTCACAGTAGGGCATAGCTCTTTTATCTGGTTGCTCAATAATGACACTCAAATAGAAGCACAAGCACTAAATGCCTTGCTAACTTGTGCAACAGCACGCCCAGACATTGCGTTATGGGGAAGTACAATTATTGATTACACCCAGAGGCAACAAGTGCAATGTGCAGGTGGATGTCAATATTATCCTTGGCTTAGCCATGTTGTTCCCTTCTATTCACGCATGGATGTGCAACAACTCATGCAACTTAATCCTGTCCTTAAACTCGATTATATTTTTGGAGCATCCCTATTTTTTCGGGCGGATATTCTACGAACAGTTGGTTTATTGAATGAAGATTATTTTTTATTTTATGAAGAATTAGACTATAGCCAACGCCTAAAAAAGGCAGGATATCAAATAGATTGGTGCAAAAATAGCTGGGTTTACCACAAAGGCAGTGCCACAATTGGCGCGGGACAAAAAATTGACCGTCAAAAATTACAACGTGCGAATTACTACGAGAATTTAAGCACTTTAAAATATACCGCTCGTTTTCATCCGTATCATCTACTTTTTGTCAGTCTTCTGCGTTTCACGCTAAAATCCATACTACTGTTAAAACGACGTGATTTCGATTTGTTCCCTTCATTATGGCGTGCTTATCGAGACTTTTGGCAGTGGTGGTGTAATAACATATAA